Proteins found in one Serratia plymuthica genomic segment:
- the rbsK gene encoding ribokinase codes for MFLEERRNNILDYLDKYERVSVAYLATSFAVTKETIRSDLNVLAQLGLVQRCHGGAIVIRRSLQAKLITETDGTFEVLLRRLESQKRKAPERGKNMRGKVCILGSFNVDIVARVARFPKGGESLLALGSTLGPGGKGANQAMAASRAGAQVHFVSKVGKDQFSQFAFDHLSASEIHSFTLYQSETEPTGNAIIYVSQQDGENMIAIYSGANKTITDEEVAAIAPELAGAEVLLVQLENNFNATLNAMKLANALGIRVILNPAPYSADALQCLEYVDVITPNETEASLLSGVEVTDLNSAKEAAQRIAGLGARRVIITMGARGAMILEGSQFQHIPAFPALSVDTTGAGDAFNGAFAAAIATGQTIAQAATYAAAFASLAVEREGASNMPQHQQVLARLSQR; via the coding sequence ATGTTTCTTGAAGAACGACGCAATAACATTCTGGATTATCTGGATAAATATGAACGCGTTAGCGTGGCGTACCTGGCCACGTCTTTTGCGGTGACCAAAGAAACCATCCGCAGCGATTTAAACGTGCTGGCGCAGTTGGGCCTGGTGCAGCGCTGCCACGGTGGCGCGATCGTCATCCGCCGCAGCCTGCAGGCCAAATTGATTACCGAAACCGACGGCACGTTCGAAGTGCTGTTAAGACGCCTGGAAAGCCAGAAAAGAAAGGCACCGGAGAGAGGAAAAAACATGCGAGGCAAGGTCTGTATTCTGGGGTCATTCAATGTCGATATCGTCGCCAGGGTGGCGCGCTTTCCCAAAGGCGGCGAATCGCTGCTGGCGCTCGGCAGTACGCTCGGCCCCGGCGGCAAGGGGGCCAATCAGGCGATGGCCGCCAGCCGGGCCGGCGCTCAGGTGCATTTCGTGTCCAAAGTCGGCAAGGATCAGTTCAGCCAGTTCGCTTTCGACCATCTCTCTGCGTCGGAAATCCACTCGTTCACCTTATACCAGTCGGAAACCGAGCCGACCGGCAACGCCATCATTTATGTTTCGCAGCAGGATGGCGAAAACATGATCGCCATTTATTCCGGCGCCAATAAAACCATCACCGACGAAGAAGTGGCTGCAATCGCCCCGGAACTGGCCGGCGCAGAGGTTCTGCTGGTGCAGCTGGAGAATAACTTTAACGCCACGCTGAACGCCATGAAGCTGGCCAATGCGTTGGGGATCCGGGTGATCCTCAATCCTGCGCCTTACTCCGCCGACGCGCTGCAATGTCTGGAATATGTCGATGTGATCACCCCGAATGAAACCGAGGCCTCGCTGCTGTCCGGCGTGGAGGTGACGGATTTGAACAGCGCCAAAGAGGCGGCGCAGCGTATCGCCGGGCTGGGCGCCCGACGAGTCATCATCACCATGGGCGCGCGCGGAGCGATGATCCTCGAAGGTTCGCAGTTCCAGCACATTCCCGCTTTCCCGGCGTTGAGCGTCGATACCACCGGTGCGGGGGATGCGTTCAACGGCGCCTTCGCCGCGGCTATCGCCACCGGGCAAACGATTGCCCAGGCGGCAACCTATGCCGCCGCCTTCGCGTCACTGGCGGTGGAAAGAGAAGGGGCGTCCAACATGCCGCAACATCAACAGGTGCTGGCTCGTCTGAGCCAGCGCTGA
- the glpG gene encoding rhomboid family intramembrane serine protease GlpG: MVRVIAVSNPRLAQAFVDYMATQGIELSVHNTGEAAEIWLADDSHLEQVQHELQQFLVDPLNRRYQAASWETGNTGADLHYPGYSYLHTLRSKAGPLTLGVMALCIAVYILMQVMGDDTLMYWLSWPQDNSQYPQLWRWVSHAFLHFSLLHITFNLLWWWYLGGPLEKRLGTGKLFVLAVVSAFFSGWAQSLFSGALFGGLSGVVYALMGYSWLSGERAPERGLMLPRGLMVFSVLWLVAGYFDILGMSIANAAHVAGLVLGLLMAFWDTRHRAHNEQ, from the coding sequence ATGGTTCGAGTAATCGCCGTATCCAACCCCCGCCTGGCTCAGGCCTTTGTCGACTATATGGCGACGCAGGGCATTGAACTCAGCGTGCACAACACCGGCGAGGCGGCGGAAATCTGGCTGGCTGACGACAGCCATCTGGAGCAGGTACAGCACGAGTTGCAGCAGTTCCTGGTCGATCCGCTCAACCGCCGCTATCAGGCCGCCAGTTGGGAAACCGGCAACACCGGCGCCGATCTGCACTACCCAGGCTACTCCTATCTGCACACCCTGCGCAGCAAGGCCGGGCCGCTGACGCTGGGCGTGATGGCGCTGTGCATTGCAGTGTATATCCTGATGCAGGTAATGGGCGATGATACTCTGATGTACTGGCTCTCCTGGCCACAGGACAACAGCCAATACCCGCAGCTGTGGCGCTGGGTCAGCCACGCGTTTTTGCACTTTTCGCTGCTGCACATCACCTTTAACCTGCTGTGGTGGTGGTATCTCGGCGGCCCGCTGGAAAAACGCCTCGGCACCGGCAAGCTGTTCGTGCTGGCGGTAGTATCGGCCTTCTTCAGCGGTTGGGCGCAGTCGCTGTTCAGCGGCGCGTTGTTCGGCGGCCTGTCCGGCGTGGTCTATGCGCTGATGGGCTACAGCTGGCTCAGCGGCGAACGGGCGCCGGAACGCGGCCTGATGCTGCCGCGCGGCCTGATGGTATTTTCAGTGCTGTGGTTGGTGGCCGGGTATTTCGATATTTTAGGAATGTCGATCGCTAACGCGGCACACGTGGCCGGTTTAGTGTTAGGGTTATTGATGGCATTTTGGGACACGCGTCATCGCGCGCACAACGAACAATAA
- a CDS encoding DeoR/GlpR family transcriptional regulator, which produces MKQTQRHDAIIELVRLQGYVSTEELVEHFDVSPQTIRRDLNDLADQNKIQRHHGGAALPSSSVNAAYNDRKVMWSEEKARIAQRVASQIPDGATLFIDIGTTPEAVAHALMNHKNLRVVTNNLNVATLLTAKEDFRLILAGGEVRTRDGGIMGEATLDFISQFRLDYGILGISGIDMDGSLLEFDYHEVRTKRAIIENSRCVMLVTDHSKFGRNAMVNLGNMNLIDYLFTDQLPPPSVMKIIEQYDVQLELC; this is translated from the coding sequence GTGAAGCAAACACAGCGTCATGACGCAATTATCGAGCTGGTGCGTCTGCAGGGTTATGTCAGTACGGAAGAACTGGTCGAACATTTTGACGTCAGCCCGCAAACGATTCGCCGTGATTTGAATGACCTTGCCGATCAGAACAAAATTCAGCGCCACCACGGCGGTGCTGCGTTGCCTTCCAGCTCGGTCAACGCCGCCTACAACGATCGTAAAGTGATGTGGTCGGAAGAGAAAGCGCGTATCGCCCAGCGCGTCGCCAGCCAGATCCCCGACGGCGCCACGCTGTTTATCGACATCGGCACCACACCGGAAGCGGTCGCTCACGCGCTGATGAACCATAAAAACCTGCGCGTGGTGACCAATAACCTGAACGTCGCCACCCTGCTGACCGCCAAGGAAGATTTCCGCCTGATCCTGGCCGGCGGCGAAGTGCGCACCCGCGACGGCGGCATCATGGGCGAGGCCACGCTGGACTTTATCTCCCAGTTCCGGCTCGATTACGGCATTCTCGGCATCAGCGGCATCGACATGGACGGCTCGCTGCTCGAATTCGACTACCATGAAGTGCGCACCAAACGCGCAATTATCGAAAACTCGCGCTGCGTGATGCTGGTGACCGACCATTCCAAATTCGGCCGCAATGCGATGGTCAATCTCGGCAATATGAACCTGATCGACTACCTGTTTACCGACCAGTTACCGCCGCCGAGCGTGATGAAAATCATCGAACAGTACGACGTGCAGCTGGAGCTGTGCTGA